One window of Streptococcus suis genomic DNA carries:
- the uvrB gene encoding excinuclease ABC subunit UvrB has protein sequence MINRNTENQFKLVSKYSPSGDQPQAIETLVDNIEGGEKAQILMGATGTGKTYTMSQVIARVNKPTLVIAHNKTLAGQLYSEFKEFFPENAVEYFVSYYDYYQPEAYVPSSDTYIEKDSSVNDEIDKLRHSATSALLERNDVIVVASVSCIYGLGSPKEYSDSVVSLRPGQEISRDQLLNSLVDIQFERNDIDFQRGRFRVRGDVVEIFPASRDEHAFRVEFFGDEIDRIREIESLTGKVLGDVDHLAIFPATHFVTNDDHMETAIAKIQAELEEQLKVFEAEGKLLEAQRLKQRTDYDIEMLREMGYTNGVENYSRHMDGRSEGEPPYTLLDFFPEDFLIMIDESHMTMGQIKGMYNGDRSRKEMLVNYGFRLPSALDNRPLRREEFESHVHQIVYVSATPGDYEMEQTETVVEQIIRPTGLLDPEVEVRPTMGQMDDLLGEIHARVEKGERTFITTLTKKMAEDLTDYLKEMGVKVKYMHSDIKTLERTEIIRDLRLGVFDVLIGINLLREGIDVPEVSLVAILDADKEGFLRNERGLIQTIGRAARNSEGHVIMYADKVTESMRKAMDETARRRQIQMAYNEEHGIIPQTIKKEIRDLISVTKAVTQDKEEVVDFNALNKDERKAMIKKLEGQMQEAAEVLDFELAAQIRDMVIELKNK, from the coding sequence ATGATTAACCGAAATACAGAAAACCAATTTAAACTTGTATCTAAATACTCACCGTCTGGCGACCAGCCCCAAGCCATCGAAACCTTGGTCGATAATATCGAGGGTGGAGAAAAAGCCCAGATTCTCATGGGGGCGACTGGTACTGGTAAGACCTACACCATGAGTCAGGTCATCGCCCGTGTCAATAAGCCCACTCTGGTTATCGCCCACAACAAGACCTTGGCTGGTCAGCTCTATAGCGAGTTCAAGGAATTCTTCCCAGAAAATGCGGTAGAATACTTCGTGTCATACTACGATTACTACCAGCCAGAAGCCTATGTTCCGTCCAGCGACACCTATATTGAAAAGGATAGTTCGGTCAATGATGAGATTGACAAGCTCCGCCACTCAGCGACCTCAGCCCTGCTGGAGCGAAACGATGTCATCGTGGTGGCTTCGGTTTCCTGTATTTACGGTTTGGGTTCGCCCAAGGAATATTCTGACAGCGTGGTCAGTCTGCGACCAGGTCAGGAGATTTCCCGTGATCAGTTGCTTAATTCTCTGGTCGATATTCAGTTCGAGCGCAACGACATCGACTTCCAACGGGGACGCTTCCGTGTACGTGGAGATGTGGTGGAGATTTTCCCAGCTTCTCGTGACGAACACGCTTTTCGTGTCGAATTTTTCGGCGATGAAATTGACCGCATCCGTGAGATTGAAAGCCTGACAGGTAAGGTTTTGGGCGATGTGGATCACTTGGCCATTTTCCCTGCCACCCACTTCGTGACCAACGATGACCATATGGAAACGGCTATTGCCAAGATTCAGGCAGAACTGGAAGAGCAACTCAAGGTCTTTGAGGCAGAAGGAAAACTCTTAGAAGCTCAGCGATTGAAACAACGGACCGACTACGACATCGAAATGCTACGGGAGATGGGCTATACCAACGGAGTTGAGAACTATTCACGGCATATGGACGGGCGAAGCGAGGGTGAACCACCTTATACCTTGCTAGACTTTTTCCCAGAGGATTTCCTGATTATGATTGACGAGAGTCACATGACTATGGGGCAGATTAAGGGGATGTACAATGGTGACCGCTCACGAAAAGAGATGCTGGTTAACTACGGTTTCCGCCTCCCGAGTGCGCTGGATAATCGTCCGCTGCGCAGGGAAGAATTTGAGAGCCATGTCCACCAGATTGTCTATGTCTCAGCGACGCCGGGTGACTATGAGATGGAGCAGACAGAGACCGTTGTCGAACAGATTATTCGGCCGACCGGGCTCTTGGACCCTGAAGTTGAGGTCCGTCCAACCATGGGGCAGATGGATGACCTCTTGGGCGAAATCCATGCGCGTGTCGAGAAAGGCGAGCGGACCTTTATTACGACCCTGACCAAGAAAATGGCAGAGGATTTGACTGACTACCTTAAAGAAATGGGTGTTAAGGTCAAGTATATGCACTCGGACATCAAGACCTTGGAGCGTACGGAGATTATTCGCGATTTGCGTTTGGGCGTCTTTGATGTCTTGATAGGGATTAACCTCCTGCGTGAAGGGATTGACGTGCCAGAAGTTAGTCTGGTTGCTATTCTAGATGCTGACAAGGAAGGTTTCCTCCGTAATGAACGGGGGCTCATCCAGACAATTGGTCGTGCGGCCCGTAACTCTGAGGGTCATGTCATTATGTATGCGGACAAGGTCACCGAATCTATGCGCAAGGCTATGGACGAAACCGCCCGCCGTCGTCAAATCCAAATGGCTTATAATGAAGAACATGGCATCATTCCACAAACTATTAAAAAGGAAATTCGTGACCTGATTAGCGTGACCAAGGCTGTCACTCAGGACAAGGAAGAAGTGGTGGACTTCAATGCTCTTAACAAAGATGAACGCAAGGCTATGATCAAGAAACTGGAAGGTCAAATGCAGGAAGCAGCAGAAGTGCTGGACTTTGAATTGGCTGCTCAGATTCGTGATATGGTCATTGAACTCAAGAATAAGTAG